One genomic segment of Micromonospora sp. WMMC415 includes these proteins:
- a CDS encoding cupin domain-containing protein, with protein MSVHPYVLRPDDGEAYWFLGNLVTVKASGAHTGGRITVAQFVNPPGFAPPLHRHQVEDEMFYLISGTAVFHCGDERFGAGPGDFVLLPVGVPHTFVVGEDEPLRALQITTPSGFEGFAAEAGVPAAERRLPDPAPIDPAALGHAAARHGIDLLGPPPGR; from the coding sequence ATGTCCGTTCACCCCTACGTGCTCCGCCCCGACGACGGAGAGGCGTACTGGTTCCTCGGCAACCTGGTCACGGTCAAGGCGTCCGGTGCGCACACCGGCGGGCGGATCACGGTGGCGCAGTTCGTCAACCCGCCGGGCTTCGCCCCGCCCCTGCACCGGCACCAGGTGGAGGACGAGATGTTCTACCTGATCTCCGGCACCGCGGTGTTCCACTGCGGGGACGAGCGGTTCGGCGCCGGGCCCGGTGACTTCGTCCTGCTGCCGGTCGGAGTCCCGCACACCTTCGTGGTCGGCGAGGACGAGCCGTTGCGGGCGTTGCAGATCACCACTCCGTCCGGGTTCGAGGGGTTCGCCGCCGAGGCCGGCGTCCCGGCGGCGGAACGCCGGCTGCCGGACCCGGCGCCGATCGACCCGGCGGCTCTCGGCCACGCCGCCGCACGGCACGGCATCGACCTGCTCGGGCCCCCGCCCGGCCGGTGA
- a CDS encoding ABC-2 family transporter protein, which translates to MLLAAAGAAGTVAGYDRGQLATFVWVSQGLLAVVLLWGWTELADRIRSGEIAADLLRPVHPVTAYLAADLGRAGHAVLVRMVPPVLVGPLFFEVHVPSRWATGPLFAVSVLAAVVLCFGCRFLVNASAYWLHDVRGAMILWTVCSGVLAGLYFPLRFLPEWLQVALWLGTPFPSLLQTPLDVLVERDPTGVQVALVGLQAAWTVVILAACRWVQRRAEQHLVVHGG; encoded by the coding sequence GTGCTGCTCGCGGCGGCCGGGGCGGCGGGCACCGTCGCCGGGTACGACCGGGGTCAGCTGGCCACGTTCGTCTGGGTGAGCCAGGGCCTGCTCGCCGTCGTCCTGCTGTGGGGTTGGACGGAGCTGGCCGACCGGATCCGTTCCGGCGAGATCGCCGCCGACCTGCTCCGGCCGGTGCACCCGGTCACCGCGTACCTGGCCGCCGACCTCGGGCGGGCCGGGCACGCCGTGCTGGTCCGGATGGTGCCGCCGGTGCTGGTCGGGCCGCTCTTCTTCGAGGTGCACGTGCCGTCGCGGTGGGCCACCGGACCGTTGTTCGCGGTGTCCGTGCTCGCCGCCGTCGTGCTCTGCTTCGGCTGCCGGTTCCTCGTCAACGCGTCCGCGTACTGGCTGCACGACGTCCGGGGCGCGATGATCCTCTGGACGGTCTGCTCCGGGGTGCTCGCCGGGCTCTACTTCCCGCTGCGCTTCCTGCCCGAGTGGCTCCAGGTCGCGCTCTGGCTGGGCACGCCGTTCCCGAGTCTGTTGCAGACTCCGCTCGACGTGCTGGTCGAGCGGGACCCGACCGGCGTGCAGGTCGCCCTGGTCGGCTTACAGGCCGCCTGGACGGTGGTGATCCTGGCCGCCTGCCGCTGGGTGCAGCGGCGCGCCGAACAGCACCTGGTGGTGCACGGTGGCTGA
- a CDS encoding DUF3558 family protein produces MIVQSVASAVPARSRRFRTATVAALVLALGPALAGCATDPSPTAPPPAGAPDQAGPTTGGPAAGGEEVDDCSLLTEAEITDVIGRAGTGVAGADGCVWENRETGHSVTLFVGRPGTAPQGVLPPPDPVLGEPEPGPDGIRFVIDEAEFADGDRICRLRVVTSVVDDRDRDTMVRLAGLVRDRL; encoded by the coding sequence ATGATCGTGCAATCCGTCGCGTCGGCCGTCCCGGCGCGGAGCCGACGGTTCCGTACGGCCACCGTCGCCGCCCTGGTCCTGGCACTCGGGCCGGCCCTCGCCGGCTGCGCCACCGACCCGTCCCCGACCGCTCCACCCCCGGCCGGCGCGCCGGACCAGGCGGGGCCGACCACCGGCGGGCCGGCCGCCGGTGGCGAGGAGGTCGACGACTGTTCGCTGTTGACCGAAGCCGAGATCACCGACGTCATCGGGCGGGCCGGCACCGGCGTCGCCGGCGCCGACGGCTGCGTGTGGGAGAACCGGGAAACCGGCCACTCGGTCACCCTGTTCGTGGGCCGGCCCGGCACCGCCCCGCAGGGCGTCCTGCCACCGCCCGACCCGGTGCTGGGCGAGCCCGAACCGGGCCCGGACGGGATCCGGTTCGTGATCGACGAGGCGGAGTTCGCCGACGGCGACCGGATCTGCCGGCTGCGGGTGGTCACGAGCGTCGTCGACGACCGCGACCGCGACACCATGGTCCGGCTCGCCGGCCTGGTCCGGGACCGGCTGTGA
- a CDS encoding TetR/AcrR family transcriptional regulator, with translation MGEVKDGKPTRPYRSRVREESARRTRQAVVRAATDLFVARGYTATSLADVAAEAGVARPTVFAAFGSKAALLRQVLDEALAGDDEPVPVAQRPWFRPVREGRTGAEVLDGYAGVCTLIGARAARVFETVRRAADGTPEVAEVWQTLLRNRRAGARMVVERLRELDVPLRQGSDVEHAIDELWFYNDPAHYGALVLDRGWPEYAFRAWLGRSMRHALLPA, from the coding sequence ATGGGTGAAGTCAAGGACGGAAAGCCGACGCGGCCGTACCGGTCCCGGGTCCGGGAGGAGAGCGCCCGCCGCACCCGGCAGGCCGTGGTCCGCGCCGCGACCGATCTCTTCGTCGCCCGCGGCTACACGGCGACATCGCTGGCCGACGTCGCCGCCGAAGCCGGAGTGGCCCGCCCCACCGTGTTCGCGGCGTTCGGCTCGAAGGCGGCCCTGCTGCGCCAGGTGCTCGACGAGGCGCTCGCGGGGGACGACGAGCCGGTGCCGGTGGCGCAACGCCCCTGGTTCCGCCCGGTGCGGGAGGGGCGCACCGGCGCCGAGGTGCTCGACGGGTACGCCGGCGTCTGCACCCTGATCGGCGCCCGCGCCGCCCGCGTGTTCGAAACGGTCCGCCGCGCCGCCGACGGCACGCCCGAAGTGGCCGAGGTCTGGCAGACCCTGCTGCGCAACCGGCGGGCCGGCGCCCGGATGGTGGTCGAGCGGCTGCGCGAACTCGACGTGCCGTTGCGGCAGGGGTCCGACGTGGAGCACGCGATCGACGAGTTGTGGTTCTACAACGACCCCGCCCACTACGGCGCGCTGGTGCTGGACCGCGGCTGGCCCGAGTATGCCTTCCGGGCCTGGCTGGGCCGCAGCATGCGGCACGCCCTGCTGCCGGCCTGA
- a CDS encoding aldo/keto reductase family protein — translation MEFRHLGRSGLMVSEISYGNWITHGSQVEEEAAFACVRAALDAGITTFDTADVYAGTRAEDVLGRALENERREGVELFTKVYWPTGPGRNDRGLSRKHIMESINGSLRRLRTDYVDLYQAHRYDYSTPLEETMEAFADVVHSGKALYIGVSEWKASQIREAHQLARELRIPLVSNQPQYSMLWRVIEAEVIPTSEELGVGQIVWSPMAQGVLSGKYQPGQPPPAGSRATDEKSGAGFIAQWMTDEVLTRVQRLKPLAEQAGLSMAQLAIAWVLQNPNVSSAIVGASRPEQVHDNVKAAGVKLDADLLKAIDEIVEPVTERDPSRTESPAQRP, via the coding sequence ATGGAATTCCGACACCTGGGCCGGTCCGGCCTCATGGTCAGTGAGATCTCGTACGGCAACTGGATCACCCACGGCTCGCAGGTCGAGGAGGAGGCGGCGTTCGCGTGCGTCCGGGCCGCCCTGGACGCCGGCATCACCACCTTCGACACCGCCGACGTGTACGCGGGCACCCGCGCCGAGGACGTCCTCGGCCGGGCGTTGGAGAACGAGCGGCGCGAGGGCGTCGAGCTGTTCACGAAGGTGTACTGGCCGACGGGGCCGGGTCGTAACGACCGGGGCCTGTCCCGCAAGCACATCATGGAGTCGATCAACGGCTCGCTGCGCCGGCTGCGCACCGACTACGTCGACCTCTACCAGGCCCACCGGTACGACTACAGCACCCCGCTGGAGGAGACGATGGAGGCCTTCGCCGACGTCGTCCACTCCGGCAAGGCTCTCTACATCGGCGTCTCCGAGTGGAAGGCCTCGCAGATCCGCGAGGCCCACCAGCTCGCCCGCGAGCTGCGCATCCCGCTCGTCTCCAACCAGCCGCAGTACTCGATGCTCTGGCGGGTCATCGAGGCTGAGGTCATCCCCACCAGCGAGGAGCTGGGCGTGGGGCAGATCGTCTGGTCCCCGATGGCGCAGGGCGTGCTGTCCGGCAAGTACCAGCCGGGCCAGCCGCCGCCGGCCGGCTCCCGCGCCACCGACGAGAAGTCCGGCGCGGGCTTCATCGCGCAGTGGATGACCGACGAGGTCCTGACCCGGGTGCAGCGGCTCAAGCCCCTCGCCGAGCAGGCCGGGCTCAGCATGGCCCAGCTCGCCATCGCCTGGGTGCTGCAGAACCCGAACGTGTCCTCGGCGATCGTCGGCGCGTCCCGCCCCGAGCAGGTCCACGACAACGTCAAGGCGGCCGGTGTGAAGCTCGACGCCGACCTGCTCAAGGCCATCGACGAGATCGTCGAGCCGGTCACCGAGCGCGACCCGTCCCGCACGGAGTCCCCCGCCCAGCGCCCGTGA
- a CDS encoding WG repeat-containing protein, whose product MSRGYGDRWHDPAEPSWVVEPTNEWHPQFPGQRYPGDIGVEHAPPPAPRGRAAVVGRAEVPPLAPTRPDGTYVGRSWDDEPDGWRGHHDDRRPGDEAYRPPAGDPARTDTRGRGQRPDQRNGRPAGDPGWSPDDHRADSRGRHDDSGRYDDRRPRYEPAGRDRPVSPAGHADLGWLRETEEDRPRGPEPTHAGHRDGAEPRRTRYPWGRSGSDDRGRPAAHSPDRRNGGPQDHTYTGPWDRADGPRHPGAPHGHVVPDPRDRINGRRDRAPDHPRDPRGEGPRGRVTDGPRDGARDRAAEGPRDRDADGSRNHAAGPPRPADRRPEPAGEGPWDRSGDGSRYGHADRRPHPERTQAEPPSRGARHREHDGPWGGRDAAARADGYPQRRPAEPDRPPAYRDPEPQRNGERAGDRPADRYRAERPQADRRPDERLPWPPPGPVHPGFDRDAVRHGEPRPDHSRPAERPPHDARPARYDEVHPAAGARPAGAPVSVPPSPAHDRPVSGAPGRPVSPGPVPPAPARPVSPAPAPTGEDRRLPDRPVSPGPVPPPPARPVSPAPAPTGEDRRLPDRPVSPASRPGRYDDRPAPIAPGTDGPGRWPVPPASGHDRGTPGRPVSPAPVEHRQDRRHLDRPVSPAAGPAERPPGTAPVPYGPDRPVSPAPRPYGPATPPEPVDRRPAPEPGDRGADRATTRPGSPAGTTPLPSSPDDRPRVEFRPAPERAARPEDIRPAGVSPTQEEAATAGSAPDTTSGTTPVITPWNPRRYVPPPPSDQPVVEPPRAQTPKRSGPAAWFGSAAPPAEPEPAQPTSPAEAPPASPVSAESAADSGTTADMDGRPLPPAPAGDEPVGGTAATSSAPTSPAPSTAAADAGRPAPSDALPSAPVPSGLVEPPPAVDRPVSAPPAQVVSAPPARPVSAPPAQPVSAPPAQPASAPAAGAVESPTPVPAQPAAPRSAAAPAAPAAEHPDSTAPAPETPPTAEAPATTGPVAAPPTHPVGTSPTNPTSPVSAPPAQPVSAPPATSPSPPAATGSTPLGDDLSDAPVTPPVATSPIPEPAAPLSEPAGHRSDRAHEPGERPDTDDAEVPAAPAGPAVAPRPPAEFPTAAPSTGTPPTVDPTTAPASDTDTRPTSAAPVDVAAEPTPPAAVAATGSATDIPPYGAEGDHDLPAPPDGTGDTTATPDGTGATAPTGTGPTGSVTAPFSDDSEDGPDPRPDAAPGGTRLSEQGDPEQILASYHWQLDPATLREIVTEADEFRVIRRRLTEKLGTAVDNRSRARLLSLRAVVSRIVGDLDDALADGRLALTYAEATGELRRTALAQARLAHVLRWRGEYDEADRLLAEANSPELPDRLRATLHEHAGRCCFDQGRLMEACDHFERALNLRGAADPELLARVRMSLDAVTERAAGTGFGPYPRSREELLERDRPPVPARDGERWGYSDPDGDLVIGAEYAEAQPFREGVAWVRRPTTDRWSLIDLTGATVLEPSWTAVRPFSDGLAWVSHGEPGGWRAIDMTGEVVVPPGFADVRPFRRGVAAVRREGWGAVDRTGRIVVPTRYHGFATTLADGRHVDGFTDEGLAVVDVAGRYGVVDRTGRVVVPPVHPALVVHPVAFLVAVGTGRWGALDRRGEPLIDPVHPDRGEVAAEIDRLLTDTVPVI is encoded by the coding sequence ATGAGTCGCGGCTACGGCGACCGGTGGCACGACCCCGCCGAGCCGTCCTGGGTGGTCGAGCCGACGAACGAATGGCACCCCCAGTTCCCCGGCCAGCGCTACCCCGGTGACATCGGCGTCGAGCACGCCCCGCCGCCCGCCCCGCGTGGCCGGGCCGCCGTGGTCGGCCGGGCCGAGGTGCCGCCGCTCGCGCCGACCCGCCCCGACGGGACGTACGTCGGCCGGTCCTGGGACGACGAACCGGACGGCTGGCGCGGCCACCACGACGACCGGCGCCCCGGCGACGAGGCGTACCGCCCGCCGGCCGGCGACCCGGCCAGGACGGACACGCGGGGGCGGGGCCAGCGACCGGACCAGCGCAACGGCCGACCCGCCGGCGACCCTGGGTGGAGCCCCGACGACCACCGGGCCGACAGCCGTGGCCGCCACGACGACTCCGGCCGGTACGACGACCGCCGCCCCCGATACGAGCCGGCCGGACGGGACCGGCCGGTGTCCCCGGCGGGACACGCGGACCTCGGCTGGCTGCGGGAGACCGAGGAGGACCGACCCCGGGGCCCCGAGCCCACCCACGCCGGACACCGGGACGGCGCGGAGCCGCGCCGGACGCGCTACCCCTGGGGACGCTCCGGATCCGACGACCGGGGCCGGCCCGCCGCGCACTCCCCGGACCGTCGCAACGGCGGGCCACAGGACCACACGTACACCGGCCCGTGGGACCGCGCCGACGGGCCCCGCCACCCCGGCGCGCCCCACGGGCACGTCGTGCCCGACCCGCGGGACCGAATCAACGGCCGACGCGATCGCGCCCCGGACCATCCCCGCGACCCCCGTGGCGAAGGCCCCCGCGGCCGCGTGACGGACGGTCCCCGCGACGGCGCCCGCGATCGGGCTGCCGAGGGACCACGCGATCGGGATGCCGACGGTTCCCGGAACCACGCGGCGGGTCCGCCGCGACCGGCGGACCGCCGCCCGGAGCCCGCCGGCGAGGGACCGTGGGACCGTTCCGGCGACGGATCGCGGTACGGCCACGCCGACCGCCGGCCGCATCCCGAGCGGACGCAGGCCGAGCCGCCGTCGCGCGGTGCTCGTCATCGGGAGCACGACGGCCCGTGGGGCGGACGCGACGCGGCGGCGCGCGCGGACGGGTATCCGCAGCGCCGTCCCGCCGAGCCGGACCGCCCGCCCGCGTACCGGGACCCGGAACCCCAGCGGAACGGCGAGCGGGCCGGCGACCGTCCGGCGGACCGGTACCGTGCCGAGCGACCGCAGGCCGACCGGCGGCCCGACGAGCGGCTGCCCTGGCCGCCGCCCGGCCCGGTCCACCCCGGTTTCGACCGGGACGCCGTCCGCCACGGCGAGCCGCGGCCGGACCACTCCCGTCCCGCCGAGCGGCCACCTCACGATGCCCGACCGGCGCGGTACGACGAGGTGCACCCGGCCGCGGGCGCCCGTCCCGCCGGCGCGCCGGTGTCCGTCCCGCCGTCCCCGGCGCACGACCGGCCCGTGTCGGGCGCGCCCGGCCGTCCCGTCTCCCCCGGGCCCGTCCCACCAGCACCGGCGCGGCCCGTCTCACCCGCACCCGCCCCGACCGGCGAGGACCGCCGACTCCCGGACCGACCCGTCTCCCCCGGACCCGTTCCACCACCACCGGCGCGGCCCGTCTCACCCGCACCCGCCCCGACCGGCGAGGACCGCCGACTCCCGGACCGACCCGTCTCCCCGGCGTCTCGACCCGGCCGGTACGACGACCGGCCGGCGCCGATCGCCCCCGGCACCGACGGGCCGGGCCGGTGGCCGGTACCTCCCGCCTCCGGTCACGATCGCGGGACGCCCGGCCGGCCGGTGTCCCCGGCTCCCGTCGAGCACCGGCAGGACCGGCGACACCTCGACCGTCCGGTGTCGCCGGCAGCCGGACCCGCCGAGCGGCCCCCCGGCACCGCGCCCGTCCCGTACGGACCGGACCGCCCGGTCTCCCCCGCCCCCCGCCCGTACGGACCGGCCACACCACCGGAGCCGGTCGACCGGCGGCCGGCACCGGAGCCGGGTGACCGCGGGGCGGATCGGGCGACGACGCGTCCCGGCTCGCCGGCGGGCACCACGCCGCTTCCGTCGTCGCCGGACGATCGGCCCCGGGTCGAGTTCCGTCCGGCGCCGGAACGCGCGGCCCGGCCCGAGGACATCCGGCCGGCCGGCGTGTCCCCGACACAGGAGGAAGCGGCAACGGCCGGATCGGCACCGGACACCACCTCGGGCACGACGCCGGTCATCACGCCCTGGAACCCGCGCCGGTACGTGCCGCCACCGCCGTCGGATCAGCCCGTCGTCGAGCCGCCGCGCGCGCAGACCCCGAAGCGGAGCGGCCCGGCCGCCTGGTTCGGGTCGGCCGCGCCGCCCGCCGAGCCGGAGCCGGCGCAACCGACCTCGCCGGCGGAGGCTCCCCCGGCTTCGCCGGTCAGCGCGGAGAGCGCGGCGGACTCCGGCACGACCGCCGACATGGACGGGCGGCCCCTGCCGCCCGCACCAGCCGGCGACGAGCCGGTCGGCGGCACCGCTGCGACGTCGTCCGCCCCGACCTCGCCGGCACCTTCCACGGCGGCAGCGGACGCCGGCAGGCCCGCCCCGTCCGACGCCCTCCCGTCCGCGCCCGTGCCGTCCGGCTTGGTGGAGCCCCCGCCGGCGGTCGATCGACCTGTGTCGGCACCACCCGCCCAGGTGGTGTCGGCACCACCCGCCCGGCCGGTCTCGGCGCCACCGGCCCAGCCCGTCTCGGCGCCACCGGCCCAGCCGGCCTCGGCGCCGGCGGCTGGCGCGGTGGAATCCCCCACACCGGTCCCGGCACAGCCGGCCGCGCCCCGGTCGGCCGCGGCTCCCGCCGCCCCGGCAGCAGAGCACCCGGACTCCACCGCACCGGCCCCGGAAACCCCACCGACCGCCGAGGCACCGGCCACCACCGGCCCGGTCGCGGCACCACCCACGCACCCGGTCGGCACGTCCCCAACCAACCCGACGTCACCGGTCTCCGCGCCACCCGCCCAGCCGGTGTCGGCGCCACCAGCCACCTCCCCGTCGCCGCCAGCCGCGACCGGTTCGACCCCGCTGGGCGACGACCTGTCGGATGCGCCGGTCACACCGCCGGTGGCAACCTCCCCGATCCCCGAGCCCGCCGCCCCGCTGTCGGAACCGGCCGGTCACCGGAGCGACCGGGCGCACGAGCCGGGCGAGCGACCGGACACGGACGACGCCGAGGTGCCCGCCGCGCCGGCCGGGCCAGCGGTCGCGCCGCGTCCGCCGGCGGAATTCCCGACGGCTGCCCCCTCGACCGGGACACCGCCGACCGTCGACCCGACGACCGCACCCGCGAGCGACACCGACACGCGGCCGACGTCGGCAGCGCCCGTCGACGTTGCGGCCGAGCCGACGCCACCCGCCGCCGTGGCCGCGACGGGGTCGGCGACGGACATCCCCCCGTACGGGGCCGAAGGCGACCATGATCTGCCGGCACCCCCCGACGGCACCGGCGACACGACGGCGACCCCCGACGGCACCGGCGCGACGGCGCCGACCGGGACCGGACCGACCGGCTCGGTCACGGCGCCCTTCTCGGACGACAGCGAGGACGGGCCCGACCCGCGCCCCGACGCCGCGCCGGGCGGGACGCGGTTGTCGGAGCAGGGTGATCCCGAGCAGATCCTCGCGAGCTACCACTGGCAGCTGGACCCGGCGACGCTCCGCGAGATCGTGACGGAAGCCGACGAGTTCCGGGTGATCCGTCGCCGCCTCACCGAGAAGCTCGGTACGGCCGTCGACAACAGGTCCCGTGCCCGGCTGCTCAGCCTGCGGGCGGTGGTGTCCCGGATCGTCGGCGACCTGGACGACGCCCTCGCCGACGGGCGGCTCGCCCTCACGTACGCGGAGGCGACCGGTGAGCTGCGGCGGACAGCGCTGGCGCAGGCCCGGCTGGCGCACGTGCTGCGGTGGCGGGGCGAGTACGACGAGGCCGACCGGCTCCTCGCCGAGGCGAACTCGCCGGAGCTGCCCGACCGCCTGCGGGCCACGCTGCACGAGCACGCCGGCCGGTGCTGCTTCGACCAGGGCCGGCTGATGGAGGCGTGCGACCACTTCGAGCGGGCGCTGAACCTGCGGGGCGCCGCCGACCCCGAGCTGCTGGCGCGGGTCCGGATGAGCCTGGACGCGGTCACCGAACGGGCGGCGGGGACGGGCTTCGGGCCGTACCCCCGGAGCCGGGAGGAGCTGCTGGAGCGGGACCGGCCCCCGGTGCCCGCGCGCGACGGCGAACGCTGGGGCTACAGCGACCCCGACGGCGACCTGGTGATCGGCGCGGAGTACGCGGAGGCGCAGCCGTTCCGGGAGGGGGTGGCCTGGGTACGCCGGCCGACGACCGACCGGTGGTCGCTGATCGACCTCACCGGCGCGACCGTGCTGGAGCCGTCCTGGACGGCGGTGCGCCCGTTCTCCGACGGGCTGGCGTGGGTGTCGCACGGCGAGCCCGGCGGCTGGCGGGCGATCGACATGACCGGCGAGGTGGTCGTGCCGCCGGGTTTCGCCGACGTACGCCCGTTCCGGCGCGGCGTCGCCGCGGTCCGCCGGGAGGGCTGGGGAGCGGTGGACCGCACCGGCCGGATCGTGGTGCCGACCCGCTACCACGGGTTCGCGACCACCCTCGCCGACGGCCGGCACGTCGACGGTTTCACCGACGAGGGCCTGGCCGTGGTGGACGTCGCCGGGCGGTACGGCGTGGTGGACCGGACCGGGCGGGTGGTCGTACCGCCGGTGCACCCGGCGCTGGTGGTGCACCCCGTCGCGTTCCTGGTCGCCGTCGGCACCGGCCGCTGGGGGGCGCTGGACCGGCGGGGCGAACCGTTGATCGACCCGGTGCACCCCGACCGGGGCGAGGTGGCGGCCGAGATCGACCGGCTGCTCACCGACACCGTGCCGGTGATCTGA